Proteins encoded in a region of the Diadema setosum chromosome 7, eeDiaSeto1, whole genome shotgun sequence genome:
- the LOC140231062 gene encoding uncharacterized protein has protein sequence MIRKINGTYDALGVPNVARLRGATTEPPLRLYLICGSLTNHICAADVDSDESLRGKKPVAADSRPGGSGGSGSGSGGAGTGRSFGVGVGGGVGGGAGGSFGGSGTGGANPRSGSGFGGSGGPSVGARGRGTGTGVGILPDIQVVDPVNPAKGGGSGSRYPGYNPGSRYPGQTFPGSGIPGHRYPTGGQPGQHFPVAGGAGHYPGVGVPGHQYPNTGSHNIPGHTVPGHNFPVGGNGRYPTGRGTPYPGSGVPGSHYPNSHYPGSRPGYPHNGLPSGGPGFRNPSMTNPKRYPGRTGPGIVPGVGYGGTGGHGSYPAAGRPGYHGRNIGNNIAEVKGRNFGKRIGMSFGALMTIVVIGAIIVLGSLILILVACARRRRRS, from the coding sequence TCTGTGGGAGTCTCACAAACCATATCTGTGCTGCGGACGTTGACTCAGATGAATCGCTGAGAGGCAAGAAACCAGTAGCGGCCGACTCAAGACCAGGAGGTAGCGGGGGGTCTGGATCCGGAAGCGGAGGTGCAGGTACAGGAAGGAGCTTTGGTGTCGGTGTCGGTGGAGGAGTTGGTGGAGGAGCAGGTGGTAGCTTTGGCGGATCTGGGACAGGTGGCGCTAACCCTAGATCCGGAAGTGGTTTTGGAGGAAGCGGTGGTCCTAGTGTAGGAGCTCGCGGTAGAGGAACTGGAACTGGTGTAGGAATCCTTCCGGACATTCAAGTTGTTGATCCGGTCAATCCAGCCAAAGGTGGTGGGTCCGGTTCCCGTTACCCCGGTTACAACCCAGGCTCCAGATATCCTGGACAAACTTTTCCAGGATCTGGAATACCTGGACACCGCTATCCAACTGGAGGCCAACCAGGACAACATTTTCCTGTCGCAGGAGGTGCAGGCCATTATCCAGGCGTAGGAGTTCCTGGTCACCAATACCCAAACACAGGTTCACATAACATCCCCGGCCACACTGTCCCCGGACACAACTTCCCTGTAGGAGGAAATGGACGCTATCCGACCGGACGAGGAACACCATATCCTGGAAGCGGAGTACCTGGCTCCCATTATCCTAACAGTCACTACCCAGGATCACGACCTGGATATCCTCACAATGGCTTACCATCTGGCGGTCCGGGCTTTAGAAATCCAAGTATGACCAATCCAAAGCGCTACCCAGGCCGAACCGGACCAGGCATTGTGCCTGGAGTCGGATACGGAGGGACTGGCGGACATGGCTCTTATCCTGCGGCTGGTCGTCCTGGATATCACGGTAGAAATATCGGAAATAATATCGCTGAGGTTAAGGGTCGCAATTTTGGCAAGAGAATTGGAATGTCTTTCGGCGCCCTCATGACTATTGTTGTAATAGGCGCGATAATTGTCTTGGGATCTTTGATACTCATATTAGTGGCGTGCGCCCGTAGGAGGAGGCGGAGttag